The following coding sequences are from one Natrarchaeobaculum sulfurireducens window:
- a CDS encoding Bug family tripartite tricarboxylate transporter substrate binding protein yields MKRRHFVSSMGALGAVGLAGCLGDDDDNGSGNGDGFPTDSLTWMIPWSEGGGTDTYARQILPGMEGPLDQSVDVDNRPGAGSMVGTEWLSTQDPDGYTFGTVNSAGAHFTWAAEGLEDSFHIEEDFEPISYAGTFGYTLIVNRDLGEEYGIEDYGALRDAYADGDISGFGYQGAGSDSHLATLLLRDDYGLEYDNSVPYDGGGPTSEAVQSGEVAAGFATNTSAIGAEESGEAYTVVNLMDIEVDATEMGEDLDMITNYGDSMAWLVEFTQTQLAPAGTPEEERQIISEAVEVGVNSDSAQEWAEDTGNILEYGDMDAAEEAWTGIVEEQEQQVEDAIGGFDAFNELAEEES; encoded by the coding sequence TGACGACGATGACAACGGTAGCGGAAACGGAGACGGGTTCCCGACTGACTCGCTGACGTGGATGATTCCGTGGTCGGAAGGCGGTGGGACCGACACGTACGCTCGACAGATTCTTCCGGGGATGGAAGGGCCGCTCGACCAATCAGTCGACGTGGACAACCGTCCGGGCGCTGGCAGTATGGTCGGGACCGAGTGGCTGTCGACCCAAGACCCCGACGGCTATACGTTCGGAACGGTCAACTCGGCCGGCGCACACTTCACCTGGGCGGCCGAGGGGCTCGAGGATAGTTTCCACATCGAGGAGGACTTCGAGCCGATTAGCTACGCTGGCACGTTCGGCTACACGCTCATCGTCAACCGCGACCTCGGCGAGGAGTACGGTATCGAAGACTACGGTGCGCTTCGCGACGCGTACGCGGACGGGGACATCTCCGGCTTCGGGTACCAGGGTGCAGGAAGCGACAGCCACCTCGCGACGCTTCTCTTACGAGACGACTACGGCCTCGAGTACGACAACTCCGTCCCGTACGACGGTGGCGGACCGACCAGCGAGGCGGTCCAGTCCGGCGAGGTCGCTGCCGGGTTCGCGACGAACACCTCCGCGATCGGTGCCGAAGAGAGCGGCGAGGCCTACACCGTCGTGAACCTGATGGACATCGAGGTCGACGCGACGGAGATGGGGGAGGACCTCGATATGATCACGAACTACGGCGACAGTATGGCGTGGCTCGTAGAGTTCACCCAGACCCAACTCGCCCCGGCTGGCACGCCGGAAGAAGAACGGCAGATCATCTCAGAGGCGGTCGAAGTCGGCGTCAACAGCGATAGCGCCCAGGAGTGGGCCGAAGACACGGGCAACATCCTCGAGTACGGCGACATGGATGCAGCCGAGGAGGCCTGGACGGGCATCGTCGAGGAGCAAGAACAGCAGGTCGAAGACGCCATCGGCGGGTTCGACGCGTTCAACGAGTTGGCCGAAGAAGAGTCGTAG